In Borrelia coriaceae, the genomic stretch TTACAAGTATTCTCATAAATAAAATCAGTTAACAAACTATAAATTTGAAGCATTGTGTAATATGAATCCCTATCTTTAGAATCTATAACTTGACTTAAAATAAATATTTGAAAATGCAAACTAAACTCATTGACATTAGAGTAAAATTCACCGCATCTTGAATTTGGTATTAATAAGTTATCTATATTTTCAAATTTAACTGCACATATATTTTCAAGCTTAGTAGTGTGTTTAGACATGTATGGATGATTATATGTATGAATTATGTCTAAGCTTATTCCTAAGTTCTTAATGACTTCTTTAAAACTTTTTAGATAATCTAGTAAACAAGTATGTATAACCTTAATATTGAGTATCACTAGTTTATCCTATAACTAATAGAATTAAGCATATTTGCAGTATCAATTAATGTTGATGTTGGATAAGATGATCCTTTTCTTTTTTTATATGCAATGGTTTTAGCTTGTATTTGAGGTTTTACTTTGTTTGAAATTACATAATTAGTGTAATAAGCTATAAAGGCCTCGGCTATAGCTTGCATACCTTTTTTAGGATTTTGCATAAAGCAATTTCTTATATAAATTGTGTCTATGTTTTCCCTAAATCCCATTTCATTAGCAACAGCATATAAGTGTGATCTTGAAGGTAATTTGCTACTACCAAATTCATGCATACGAGCAATTTTTGCATTTCTTTTATCAAACCAACCAATCTCAATCTCTATTTCCATTCTATTACCTTCAAAATGATAGTAAGATAGCCAATACTAGAGTCAATACTCACTATTTCATAAAACATATTAGAATCTGATATTCTATCTTTAAGTTCAAACTCTAAATTAGATGTAGTATAAAGTTTATGAAGCGACTTTATATCATAAAGATTGGAATCATATAAATTTGTAAGTTCATCTGATTCTATACTGAAAAATACGCCTGTAAACTGCTCAAAGTTGTTCTTATCATATGTCAATTGATAATCTGATAAGTCTTCTAAATAAGCATAAGTGCCTTTATAGAGCTTAAATGTCTCTTCATTCTTAAAGTAAGAGATTACTCTTGATGCTGAGCTTGCTAGTCTAGTTCTAATACTA encodes the following:
- a CDS encoding DUF764 family protein, translated to MILNIKVIHTCLLDYLKSFKEVIKNLGISLDIIHTYNHPYMSKHTTKLENICAVKFENIDNLLIPNSRCGEFYSNVNEFSLHFQIFILSQVIDSKDRDSYYTMLQIYSLLTDFIYENTCKLTLEQEEDDKYSLQVNLYIYPTTNMQNSGLIKIDSNYSNVAYCCSQNFKANAQIIQKLKEANIATRHN
- a CDS encoding DUF1506 family protein gives rise to the protein MMTHNNSIRTRLASSASRVISYFKNEETFKLYKGTYAYLEDLSDYQLTYDKNNFEQFTGVFFSIESDELTNLYDSNLYDIKSLHKLYTTSNLEFELKDRISDSNMFYEIVSIDSSIGYLTIILKVIEWK